Genomic DNA from Coregonus clupeaformis isolate EN_2021a chromosome 9, ASM2061545v1, whole genome shotgun sequence:
agttaATTCACTTGCTGACGTTAGCCTAATGTTTATTTCACTatacctatccggtgtatgtgacaataaacaAATATTTAAAAATTGATAACTTACATGGCTATCTAGCTAGACACAACACCATACATTGCAGCATAGCCAGAAATCGTTGGGCCTACAGAAATATGGGAGGGGTAAAGATACAAATCTCATGCTATGCTATTGTACATCTTTTGCCATGAGGTTGAGAGAAAatttgttttaaagctaatttcctgcaattctacacattttgccatggggcagaaaggaacatgtgcagttttatagctaatctcatgctattctacacgtTGCCAtttggctgagagaaaatgttgcatttttaaagctaattaaagctacaatataggtgtgttgactgtgatgaAGGCACTGGATTATGAGCTGTCTTGTTtcctaaatgaaatgaaatgaacaaATGAAGTAGGCAATGTCATGGTGCAAATAAccatagaagcacagtgacatATGCCTCAATGCGGTCATATTCGTGGCTTATTGGGGGTATGGCTGtcagttatttttggccacccataacgagagtgaatgtcattccagttcATCTAAATGTCATTCCAGTTAGTCaaggctgctgagaggaggacggctcataataatggctggaacggagcaaatggaatggcatcaaacacatgtgtttgatgtatttgataccatttcacctattccgctccagccattaccacgagccagtcctccccaattaaggtgccaccaatgcCCTGTGATTCCAGTGCACGGCTTGCTATGAATTATATCGGATGGTGTTTGCATGTTTaggtaaaaatacaaaaaatgccCCATTTGGAACATTGACAAGTAGAgagcatatacatacatatatgtatatatatacagttgaagtcggaagtttacatacacttaggttggagtcattaaaccttGTTTTTCAAcgactccacaaatttcttgttaacaaactatagttttggcaagtcggttaggacatctactttgtgcatgacataagtaatatttccaacaattgtttacagacagattatttcacttataattcactgtatcacaatttcagtgggtcagaagtttacatacaccaagttgactgtgcctttaaacagcttggaaaattccagaaaaggatgtcatggctttagaagcttctgataggctaattgaaatcctttgagtcaattggaggtgtacctgtggatgtatttcaaggcctaccttcaaactcagtgcatctttgcttgacatcatgggaaaatcaaaagaaatcagccaagacctcattaaaaaattgtagacctccacaagtctggttcatccttgggagcaatttccaaacgcctgaaggtaccacgttcatctgtacaaacaatagtacgcaagtataaacaccatgggaccatgcagccgtcatacagctcaggaaggagacgcgttctgtctcctagagatgaacgtattatGGTGCgaaaagctagactacggttttcaactgcacatggggacaaagatcgtactttttcgagaaatgtcctctggtctgatgaaacaaaaatataactgtttggccataatgaccatcgcttTGTTTGGAgcaaaaagggggctgcttgcaagccgaagaacaccatcccaaccgtgaagcacgggggtggcagcatcatgttgtgggggtgctttgctgcaggagggactggtgcacttcacaaaatagatggcatcatgaggaaggaatattatgtggatatattgaagcaacatctcaagacatcagtcaggaagttaaagcttggtcgcaaatgggtcttccaaatggacaatgaccccaagcatacttccaaagttgtggcaaaatggcttaaagacaacaaagtcaaggtattggagtggccatcacaacgccctgacctcaatcctatagaacatttgtgggcagaactgaaaaagcgtgtgcgagcaaggaggcctacaaacctaactcagttataccagctctgtcaggaggaatgggccaatattcaccgaacttattgtgggaagcttgtggaaggctacccgaaatgtttgacccaagttaaacaatttaaaggcaatgctaccaaatactaattgagtgtatgtaaacttctgacccactgggaatgtaatgaaagaaataaaagctgaaataaataattctctctactgttattctgacatttcacattcttaaaataaagtggtgatcctaactgacctaagacagggaattcttactaggattaaatgtcaggaattgtgaaaaatttagtttcaatgtatttggctaaggtgtatgtaaacttccgacttcaactgtatattcacagtgcattcggaaagtattcagaccccttgacttttttaaaatgttgttacgttacagcctgattCAAAAATTAATTACATtacatattttcctcatcaatctactcacaataccccataatgacgaagtgaaaatgggtttttagaaattgtaataataaaaaaataaaaacaattatacCTCGTtcacttaagtattcagacccttcgctatgagactcggaattgagctcaggtgcatcctgtttccattgatcatccttgagatgttactgcaacgtgattggagtccacctgtggtcaattcaattgattggacaatatttggaaaggcacacacctgtctatataaggtcccacagttgacagtgcattgatggtcactgacagagctccagagttcctctgtggagatgggagaaccttccagaaggacaaccatctctggagcactccaccaatcaggcctttatagtagagtggccagatggaagccactcctcagtaaaaggcacatgacagcccacttggagtttgctaaaaggcaccttaaaggactctccgaccatgagaaacaagattctctggtctgatgaaaccaagattgaactctttggcctgaaagccaagcgtcaacgaccctaagcacacagccaagaaaatgcaggactggcttcgggacaagtctctgaatgtccttgagtggcccagccagagcccggacttgaacccgatcgaacatctctggagagacctgaaaatagctgtgcagcaacgctccccatccaacctgacagaacttgagagaatctgcagagaagaatggaagaaactccccaaatacaggtgggccaagcttgtaacgtcatacccaagaagactcgaggctgttctgagtaaagggtctgaatacttatgtaaatgcattatttcagtgttttatttttaatacatttgcaaaaatgtctaaaaacctgtttttgctttgtccttatggggtattgtttgtagattgttTTCTTTCCTcgtcaatgtaatcaattttagaataaggctgtaacgtagccactgtggaaaaagtcaaggggtctgaatactttccgaatgcactgtaggcctaTGCATATGCATAAGCCTCTAATATGCTGTATGGGGgttaattaatcatcaccttagaaagcactgtccatttcgttgtgtttggatttgaaacaacatccacaacaaccatgttttccactcaatTTCAACCTgtggtgagttttaaaagcatgatactgttttgatgatactTGTTTGAcctgattttcgattgcatttgcattgatgtcagagtggttagagggacaatagagcgctgagtaccaggccactAATGACCATTGTTAGCGAGTTGTGGCGGTAATACGTCACCGCAACAGCCCAACACGTggtccacttatatcagtgcattcgtaacaacataaccattacgaaacttctattcaatcaaataagCCTTCCGTACCAAATTTGGcacactcattgacctccatataaAAATTCCTCACTTCATGGACTTATttttcgtggacagattttgggcagagtaaaacctctcgcttcgcatCTTCCTCTCTGGATTAGACCTTGAGTCAATCGTGCCTCAAACATTTTGCTTTAGTTTACATGTTTTCTTTGCTGATCTGGCAAGCAGTATCTGGGATCAGCTGATCACTAGCTAGCTGCTGCTACAAGTCTGAAGTTGCGCTAGGGGCACTCCCACtattgcctggctacccagactccttgcttCAGCTAAACGCTACACCACGCCCACAGACGTTAGTTTACAGAACAGCAAAATAATTGAATGTTAGTCTTCAGGCTACTCTCACTATCCTCCTGCTCCTGCTCAGAGACATTTAATTTAATCTGTGTTCCAGACCGTCTACAAGGCAATCATGCTGCACAAATAAATACATACATGACTAATCTGGCATGATGTGAGGGGTAGGGATTGTTTGTATGGTACTGGATACATTTGTTTTCAGCAATAGTCCGGTATTTTGTTGGAAACTAACATTTTGTTAGACTTGGAATGATCAGACGTTATGAATTGAATAAAACactgatttatttattttcttattctCTCCACCCCACTTCAGCTTAGTATGTCCATGGGTAATACAATTCCATCTCCTGCCATTCCTAGGTTCTGTATGTGCATTATAAGACAGGTAATGGCAGACTTGCACTTTGGCCACATAGTCTGTATTCTGCTTCTGATTCAGTGGTAGGCTTTGTGCAACAAAGGGGGATGACATTATGACATTATTAGTTATCCTTTGTGACATCACAGAAGTCTGTGACAATTTCAGTTGACACAGTGGCACTATTTCACTGACACCAACAAGGTAGGTTTTTAGGGAATTCACAATATGGACACATATTGGTAGATAATACATTCTCTCCATACTTGATCACCATTCTGCACAGTGCCTACATTATCTCAGgctaaaataaatacatattttcaggGACACATCCCACCACCCCCTCCCCAGGAATGATGTTGCCCAGCTTGCAGAACTATGTGGACAGGTTGATGTTTGAGGGCCAGTGTGCAGACTGTGCGTTGGTGAACGTCCGTACCCGCAGGGTGATGGCGGCCACCCCAGGGGGATCACTGGAACACCTGACCCGGCGTGAGATTAGGAGGATactggccagagagagagaggccatccAGACACAGGGAGTGAGCCTGGGGGGGCTGCGCTGTACTCTGTTGAGGGACAAAATGGTCACCCCAGGAGAGAGGTCCATGGACCTGCGCACCAAGCAAAGGCCCAGCCGGGGTGTCAGCAGCGAATTCCTCAACCACAAGGCCTATCAGATGGCTGCATGCCTTCGCAATGCAGGATCATCACAACTTGCTTGAATGTACTGCTTACCTGTATGTACTGCTTACCTGAACTATTGCTTGGGACGACATTCCTGTGTCATGGACAATATGGGATTTATGACGGAGTAAACTGAGTTGAAACTGTCTACACTGTGTCCCGTAGTTTGTGACATATTTGTGCTTCTTTAATTGTAGTGACCTAGAATACAGTGACCTAGTATGCAagacaagtacacacacacacaagtctgtATTGCCGGGTCCCACATTGTCATTACATTATTACATGGTCAGCCACAGACCAGGATAAACAGGCAATGTGACAATAACTGGCAAAAATACAGTTTAAGGGTTAAATGTCAGACACTCAGTTTAACAAGTAGTAAGCTAATTATGCTTGTTGCTTGGAAAACTAGACACCAATAGCAGAGTAAATACGCACCCTGTCAAGAATCTTGGAGAAATGGTTGCATATTGTGTTCATAACTTGCATAATAGCATAACCTGAGTCTAAGGTCAATATACTTTCAGAACAGAATGTATTAGAGACGTGAACAATTAAGGAAGAAATGTGACTCATGCATGCTGTGCCTGAAATTAACATAATGTAGTAGAAATAAAAAAGGGAATATGCTCAAAATATGACTtcaacctgtcacgccctgactcaggggactcgtatatgttgagtcagggtgtgtagtttctatgttgtgtatttctatgttgtagttctagtatgtctagatctatgttggccggtgtggttcccaatcagaggcagctgtcgctcgttgtctctgattggggaccatacttaggcagcctattggcactagtgggttgtgggatcttgttccgtgttaggtatgttgtttgtgtaccttggacttcacgtgtcgtttgttgttttgtcgttgtgtttattagtcaaataaacatgtatgcatatcacgctgcgccttggtccgtcccgtcgatgaacgaacgtgacagaagatcccaccaaactaggaccaagcagcgtgcccaggaagagcgaatagccatgtcacaggtgggcaaatggtggtcatgggaggagatatttgcggggaaagggccatgggcgaaggtagatgcccaggcaggagaggtgaaacggcggcaaccgtgccgacgacggagacccgagaggcaacgggttggatgacgaggctacagggggctaaaagggagaaggaaagcgtagaggcacggcgagaggagctggttaggcagcagaaggagcgggggttaataaaggaacccagtcccgctcctcgcaccaaacaagtggtgcgtgtcgccagtccggtccggcccgttcctgctccccgcactaaggcagtggtgcgcgtcgccagcccggcccggcctgttcctgtccctcgcaccaagccagtgctgcgcgtcgccagcccggcccggcctgttcctgcccctcgcaccaagccagtggtgcgcgtcgccggcccggcctgttcctgcccctcgcaccaagccagtggtgcgcgtcgccagcccggcccggcctgttcctgcccctcgcaccaagccagtggtgcgcgtcgccagcccggtccggcctgttcctgcccctcgcaccaaggcagtggtgcgcgtcgccagcccggtccggcctgttcctgcccctcgcaccaagccagtggtgcgcgtcgccagcccgccccggcctgttcctgcccctcgcaccaagccagtggtgcgcgtcgccaggccagtccggcctgttcctgtccctcgcacaaagccagtggtgcgcgtcgccagcccggcccggcctgttcctgcccctcgcaccaagccagtggtgcgcgtcgccagcccggtccggcctgtgcctgctcctcgcaccaagccagtggtgcgtgtgtccagtccggcacggcccgtgcctgttccaccggtgcctggttcggcaccggtcagctgctttactccggagccagagcagtccgctccaccggtgcctgatccagctacagtcagctgctccactccggagccagagcagtccgctccaccggggtccagtccagatccggtcagcggctccactccggagccagagcagtccgctccaccggtgcctagtccagctccggtcagcggctccagtccggagcctgagcagtccgctccaccggggtccagtccagatccggtcagcgtctccactccggagccagagcagtccgctccactggtgcctagtccagctccggtcagcggctccagtccggagcctgaggagtccgctccaccggtgcccggtccagctccggtcagcggctcaagtccagacccagacgtcagcccctctccaggttcggggtctcccacaccagggtccagacagggcttggagtatagtgggaggaaggagaggggaagcaacgcgccgttgtgtatttctatgttgaagttctagtatgtctagatctatgttggccggtgtggttcccaatcagaggcagcggtcgctcgttgtctctgattggggaccatacttaggcagcctattggcactagtgggttgtgggatcttgttccgtgttaggtatgttgtttgtgtaccttggacttcacgtgtcgtttgttgttttgtcgttgtgtttattagtcaaataaacatgtatgcatatcacgctgcgcctttgtccgtcccgtcgatgaacgaacgtgacacaacCCTTAGTGTTTGACAAGGTGTTTGTCTACAGTGGAGTGTGCTTAAAAGTAAGTAGCTAGCGCAGGCTGACGCTGTACTGGTTATTGAACATAATTGCTTTGAACTACACTAATAACTTCAAACATTTCTATTGGAAAGTTCAATTATGGAAAACCTGTTTGCTAGAGGGTACTCACATGGCCATGGG
This window encodes:
- the LOC121574201 gene encoding profilin-2-like, with translation MMLPSLQNYVDRLMFEGQCADCALVNVRTRRVMAATPGGSLEHLTRREIRRILAREREAIQTQGVSLGGLRCTLLRDKMVTPGERSMDLRTKQRPSRGVSSEFLNHKAYQMAACLRNAGSSQLA